A stretch of Anoplopoma fimbria isolate UVic2021 breed Golden Eagle Sablefish chromosome 4, Afim_UVic_2022, whole genome shotgun sequence DNA encodes these proteins:
- the ids gene encoding iduronate 2-sulfatase, producing the protein MSLVFSDKSKMSTCVRAWLLLLVLLVLAPAVVARRGRRNVLFIMADDLRTSLGCYGDSVAKSPNIDQLASKSQVFLNAYAQQAVCAPSRTSMLTSRRPDTTRLYDFNSYWRTHSGNYTTLPQYFKSRGYFTMSVGKVFHPGIASNHSDDYPYSWSIPAYHPASFRYEKEKMCKGEDGKLHANLLCAVNVTQQPGGTLPDLESTDEAVRLLKSRADDDVPFLLAVGFHKPHIPFRIPQEYLSLYPIDQMTLAPDPDVPTLLPPVAYNPWADVRRRDDVQKLNVSFPYGPIPKDFQLRVRQHYYAAVSYMDAQVGRLLSTLDELGLSDSTQVVFTSDHGWSLGEHGEWAKYSNFDVATRVPLIFYVPGVTTRRDWLRASTFPFINVLNQSEHSFKNDKVVRNVVELVDVFPTVSYMAGLRAPEPCPDISFQEELCTEGDNLAYTFRHRERGEDEEAIAFSQYPRPAATPQINSDLPDLKDIKIMGYSLRSWDYRYTLWLGFNPQTFQVNVSDVHAGELYMLAGDPGQDKNIYSDSDHSVMMRKMANLPRTVSVQMRMRLQLLYLSVGRKTRRGKA; encoded by the exons ATGTCGTTAGTCTTCTCTGACAAATCAAAAATGTCCACATGTGTCCGTGCATGGCTTCTCCTGCTGGTTCTTCTCGTTCTGGCTCCTGCTGTTGTTGCAAGGAGAG gGAGGAGAAATGTCCTTTTCATCATGGCAGATGACTTGAGGACTTCATTAGGATGCTATGGAGACTCTGTGGCAAAATCACCAAACATTGACCAGCTGGCATCCAAAAGCCAAGTTTTTCTCAATGCGTATGCACAG CAAGCAGTGTGCGCTCCAAGTCGTACGTCCATGTTAACCAGTCGTAGACCGGACACGACCAGGCTCTACGACTTCAACTCCTACTGGAGAACCCATTCTGGAAACTACACCACCCTGCCACAGTACTTTAAATCTAGAGGCTACTTCACCATGTCTGTGGGCAAAGTATTTCATCCAG gtATTGCCTCTAACCACTCTGATGACTACCCCTACAGCTGGTCCATCCCTGCCTACCACCCAGCTTCGTTTAGAtatgagaaagaaaag atgTGTAAAGGAGAGGATGGTAAACTCCACGCCAACTTACTGTGTGCGGTGAACGTGACTCAGCAGCCCGGGGGAACCCTCCCTGACCTGGAGAGCACGGACGAGGCAGTGAGGTTACTGAAGAGTCGGGCCGACGACGACGTTCCTTTCCTCTTGGCGGTGGGCTTTCACAAACCACACATTCCCTTCAGGATACCTCAG GAGTACCTGAGTCTATACCCCATCGACCAGATGACTCTGGCCCCTGACCCCGATGTCCCTACACTCCTTCCACCTGTGGCCTACAACCCCTGGGCGGACgtgaggaggagagacgatGTCCAGAAGCTCAACGTTAGCTTCCCCTATGGGCCGATTCCTAAAGACTTTCAG CTTCGTGTCCGTCAGCACTATTACGCTGCCGTGTCTTACATGGACGCTCAGGTCGGGCGGCTGCTCAGCACTCTTGATGAGCTGGGGCTGTCTGACAGCACTCAGGTGGTGTTCACCTCAGATCACG GCTGGTCATTAGGAGAACACGGCGAATGGGctaaatattcaaattttgaTGTTGCAACACGCGTCCCCCTCATCTTCTACGTTCCTGGGGTCACCACCCGCCGCGATTGGCTGCGAGCGTCAACCTTTCCCTTTATTAATGTCCTCAACCAGTCAGAGCACAGCTTTAAGA aTGACAAAGTTGTAAGAAACGTGGTGGAGCTGGTGGATGTTTTTCCTACCGTCTCCTACATGGCTGGCCTCAGAGCACCTGAACCTTGTCCTGACATTTCTTTCCAG GAGGAGTTGTGTACAGAAGGAGACAACCTGGCCTACACCTTCCGACACCGAGAAcgaggagaggatgaagaagccATAGCTTTTAGCCAGTACCCTCGACCTGCTGCTACACCACAG atcaACTCTGACCTTCCCGACCTTAAAGACATAAAGATCATGGGTTACTCTCTGCGCTCCTGGGACTACAGATACACTCTCTGGCTGGGATTCAACCCTCAAACATTTCAG GTGAACGTGTCAGATGTCCACGCTGGGGAGTTGTACATGTTAGCCGGCGACCCTGGTCAGGATAAGAACATCTACAGCGACTCTGACCACAGTGTGATGATGAGGAAGATGGCCAACCTGCCTCGG ACTGTGAGTGTGCAGATGAGAATGAGGCTGCAGCTCCTCTACCTCTCAGTGGGGAGGAAAACGAGGAGAGGGAAGGCGTGA
- the dcps gene encoding m7GpppX diphosphatase has translation MADSAAKRVGADESTQRVKRAKADNENGGGEGAKDPECENVLSEFKTSTVLSDSAREKTMFLHGKLADQEAVVILEKTPIREDSLAELFTGSRLKLEMRNDIYSTYRLQAPPQFNEIKTTVVCPATEKHLKKYQRQESFLVEETGEDYQSITSPYIQKQSFSVQWVYNILEKKAEAERIVYEDPDPEAGFVLLPDFKWDQKQVDDLYLIAIVHQRDIRSLRDLTSEHLPLLQNIFQKGKEAILQRYNLPASKLRVYLHYQPSYYHLHVHFTKLGYEAPGCGVERAHLLADVIQNLQSDPQYYKTRTLYFPLRADDGLLGKFKEAGRL, from the exons ATGGCTGACTCCGCGGCTAAGCGTGTTGGAGCCGATGAATCGACTCAGAGAGTCAAGAGGGCGAAAGCGGACAACGAGAACGGTGGCGGGGAAGGTGCAAAAGATCCAGAATGTGAGAACGTTCTGTCTGAGTTTAAAACGTCCACCGTGTTGAGTGATTCCGCCCGGGAGAAGACCATGTTCCTCCACGGGAAG CTTGCCGATCAGGAGGCTGTGGTCATCCTGGAGAAGACCCCCATCAGAGAGGACAGCCTGGCTGAGCTCTTCACTGGCTCCAGGCTGAAGCTGGAGATGAGGAACGACATCTACAGCACATACCGGTTACAGGCTCCCCCTCAATTCAATG AGATCAAGACTACAGTGGTGTGTCCGGCCACAGAGaagcatttaaagaaatacCAGCGACAGGAGAGTTTCCTGGTGGAGGAGACGGGGGAGGACTATCAGTCCATCACCTCGCCCTACATTCAGAAGCAGAGTTTCAGCGTGCAG TGGGTCTACAACATCCTGGAGAAGAAGGCAGAAGCTGAGCGGATAGTCTACGAAGATCCAGACCCAGAAGCTGGCTTTGTCCTCCTCCCAGATTTCAAATGGGACCAGAAACAG GTTGATGATTTGTACCTGATTGCCATAGTACACCAGAGAGACATCAGGAGCCTCAGAGACCTGACGTCAGAGCATCTACCGCTGCTGCAGAACATCTTCCAGAAAGGAAAG GAGGCCATCCTGCAGCGCTACAACCTTCCAGCCAGTAAGCTGAGAGTCTACCTGCACTACCAGCCGTCCTACTACCACCTCCACGTCCACTTCACCAAGCTGGGCTACGAGGCGCCGGGCTGCGGCGTGGAGCGGGCCCACCTCCTCGCAGACGTTATCCAGAACCTCCAGTCCGACCCCCAGTACTACAAAACCCGGACCCTGTACTTCCCCCTGAGGGCAGACGACGGACTGCTCGGCAAGTTTAAGGAGGCAGGGAGGCTGTGA